A part of Winslowiella toletana genomic DNA contains:
- a CDS encoding MmcQ/YjbR family DNA-binding protein yields MNTSDLLSYCMNKPGAEQSVHSDWKATQIKVDDVLFAMVHDMQGRPAVSLKASPALTELLRDKHQDVLPSEHLNKSHWSTVFLDGSLKDSQIYYLVDASLQQALNTRSGARC; encoded by the coding sequence ATGAACACTTCGGATCTGCTTTCTTACTGCATGAATAAGCCGGGCGCGGAGCAGAGCGTCCATAGCGACTGGAAAGCGACCCAGATTAAAGTCGATGATGTGCTGTTTGCGATGGTGCACGATATGCAGGGGCGTCCGGCGGTATCACTAAAAGCATCACCGGCGCTGACCGAACTGTTGCGTGACAAGCATCAGGATGTCCTGCCCAGTGAGCATCTGAATAAAAGCCACTGGAGCACGGTATTTCTCGATGGCTCGCTGAAAGATTCGCAGATTTACTATCTGGTGGACGCCTCACTGCAACAGGCGCTCAATACCCGATCCGGTGCAAGGTGCTGA